The sequence CACTGACCCTAATTTGCACTTGCATTGACTGATAAATGAAGTTAGCTGTGTAGTTTTCTTGATATTGATTATTTTGTCTTTTGCTACAAATTTGCTTTAGATTGATGACATGGATAGACTTATTGAGATAGTAAAGCAAGCAGCAAAAGAAGGAGCACTGGTTTTATATACTCTTGCTGATCCTTCAATGGCTGAGGCAACTAAGAAGGCCTGTGAGCTTTGGGGTGTTCCATCCAATGATATTCTTCGTCCTACTATTGAAGCCATAGCTTCCCATATTGGTGTTGCTCCATCTGGAATTCCACGAAGTTCTCCTAGCCGGAAGGGTCAACTTACTGAGGATTACTTCCGACGAATTGAAGCTATTGATTTTACCATCAAACAAGATGATGGTGCTCAGCCACAGAACCTTAACCGTGCACACATTGTACTTGTTGGTGTTTCACGTACTGGAAAGACACCATTGTCAATATATCTGGCTCAAAAAGGGTATAAAGTGGCAAATGTTCCAATTGTAATGGGAGTGAATCTTCCAAAGTCCCTTTTTGAGATTGATCAAGACAAGATTTTTGGATTGACAATAAACCCTGTGGTTCTTCAAGCAATCAGGAAGGCAAGGGCCAAAACTCTAGGATTTCATGGGCAAAAAAGCAATTATGCTGAAATGGAACATGTCAGGGGGGAGTTGGATCATGCCAATCAAATTTTCGCCCAGCATCCTATATGGCCAGTCATCGGTACGATCAATTTAATTGTCTTTGTGGAAACACTTTTCTTTGTACTTTCATATGTTGAAGTGTAgtttgttttgtgtttgtgCAGAAGTCACTGGAAAAGCTATAGAGGAAACAGCTGCTGTCGTTGTGAGGATATTCCATGATAGGAAACAGAAGTGCGCCATGCCACGCATATCAAAACGGTACTAGCACCACGTTCTATCTCTTCTGCGTCTTGTAAAGTACATGCGTTTTGATAAATGTCAAGAGTACCTTAGCCCGCACTTATTTTTATTAACTCTTAATTTGTGTTACCACCTTCTAGGTGGCTTCTGTATCTAAATGAATAAGGCATAGTGCACAGCAAATAAATGTATATTTCATTGTCTGAGTTATTCAACAGCAGAAATTGTTTTGGTCATAAGTTCATTGCTAATTAATCAGGTAAAACACTAGGTTGCACTGTCCAAAATTTGCCAGATAAACTAGACTCATAATGCTTTCAGAGAAATAAGTAGCCATCAGTAAATATGTTTACATGTGGACCAAATATCCTCCATGACGAATTTCATTGTGATGTCTTCTAGTTTTGACCACTAGGATCTTTTGTTGAAGAATCACTCTTGGATTAGACAGGAGGGATTTTTAGAAGTTGCCGAAAGTGGGTCTAGTTTCCAATTAGGacacttgaaagttgaaactaaCCTGTGCTACTTtcactcttctttttcttctttctgttGTTTATTTCCCTATCATTTTCCTGACACATGTTGCATTCATTCCGGTGGGTGTTATTGTTTGGAGTGACATCTATTTTGTGGCTGCTTTTCGCACTACGCAAATTATCTTGTGGATATGTGGTTGTAAGTACCAGAATGGAGCTCTGGTAAGATGTGCTTCAACCAATATTGTAGTTTGTCTGCTAGACCAGGGCCATCCTGAACCATACCTCCAGTCACTGAAGTCTGGTTGAGCTGATCAGAAATCTGGTTAGATGGAAATTGCAGCAGCAGCTCAAGGGGAAAATGTTCCAAAGATATAGTCCTTGTTGCACACTTGATACTATGTTTGCGTCTGATAAAAAGTGGGAATAAATTCACAATTCAGTCTTTTCAAATGGCAAACTACATACGTTTATCATCTATTTCCTGAGTAGTATGTAATGGCAGCTGTGGCTGTCAATCAACTGCATGGTTGCATCCTGAAAAATGCCGGATATAGTCATTGTTATTTTCATTGTGTTGAAAAATCTTCTGGAAAAAAAGCGTTCATTTTAGGTTGCTAAGGTAGGTGTCCTGAATTTGTCTGCATTGAGCTGAATATCTTAAGAAATCTGTTTCTGTTCTTGCAGGGTGGCTCCAATTAGAATCTACGATTATCTGTCAGAGATGGTTAACACTCACGTTGAGTATCAAAAGATTTTTGCTAGGGACTTTTAAGTCTATTCTGCAGCTGTGAAGTGAATCCAAAAGTCTAAAAAACTACCCACTATCCGGCATTTTTCACGTGTCCCATATTAGGTTAGCATCACCTGTGCATAGAGAGGGTTTTAATTCATTTTGTAGATCATCACCACCTTGTGAGCTGTGTGTCATATTCTTTGTTCGTTCGTTTAACTCTTTGTTGAAGTCATGTACTACCACTCTTACGGAAATGACATATGAGTAAAAGACAATTCTTTCAAATACATCTGTGTCCATTTGTATTTTTGATTGTTTGTGTGTCTGCAACAACATCAAGGATGAAAAATCTAGTATCATCGCTTCAAAGCGACATGTATGATGTACCCCTTtttatgcaaaaaaaagaagagaaaaataacTGAAGAAATCATGACAGCAACAGAGAAGAGAATGCAACTACCATCGCATACTTCACCATCAGACCCCATTCAGCCTGATCTCTTCACTGCCATTCACTCTATATTCTTCCTTGACCCTTAGAAGAGCATCAGTTTTTTTGATGCCTGGGTCTTTGTAGCAACATCATGCCTCCTTTACAGATTGCATTGAGGTTTGAGAACAAAACGAAAATTTTTCTTCAGTTTCAACAGCCGGCGTTTCACCGAgcatcgctgccgccgccgccgctgctgtcgcCGCCCATCTTGCTCATGGAGAGTGTGAAGTAAAGCAGGATCAACGTTCCAACGCTTGACCTGCAGAAAAGCAGAAAACCTACATGAGCATTCACCATCTCTGAAGAGTGCAGTACTGATGAATGAAACGATTTCGTAAATTCAGAGTTCTACCTACAAGatcaaccaaaccaaaccaaaaaaaggAGGGTTGATAAATGTGACGATGGCCGCTCCATTATCTGACTTACCGAATAGGTACACATTGATAAATCGCTCGATAACTAGTCaagttgaataaaaaaaatcaaaccagaAGTCAAACTTTTTGGTAAAATTGTTCAACTTTATACTGTTTTCGTCAGTAAGGTTGAGTTTGCTAAAATTGTTCACCTCCATACTTAGGAACTACACCTTCTCACACGAAAACGGTGTTACCCattaatacgtgattaattaagtgttaatataagaaaatttgaaatatagattaatattattttttaagtaattttcttataattcttttttaaaaaacacatcattcCATAACATGagtgtggaaaaaaaaaaggtgagttGGCAAAAAAAGGGGAAAGAACACATGTAACCAAGGGGTTATCACAGTTATCAACAAAATCGCTCGGAAGCAGTATTCAGTGACTTTTAAAGGTTCAGTAAACCTTGTCCAAAAGTCACTCAAAAAATGaaggattttcttttctaaagcAAGGGTCATCATACTGTACACGAGAACGGTTGTTCGTCAGTCGCCGTCTTTTCTCCCGTATATCGCTGTAACCAAACCGGAGCTGACAACTAAAACTAGTTCTGACACGTAGACTCGCCAACGAGAAACCCGGCCGCTCTTTGTGCAGCGAACCTACTACGATCTGAAAAGGCTGCAGATTAATGCAGCCGCTAATACGAGGCCATGTTCCACATTTTTTTTGCGTTGTTGGGGACAACAGGACAATTAAACTCTTGTGCCCTACGGTTTAGGAAATTCgtcaattatttttctttaagtACCACGGTTTTCGCCTAATCACTAGCAAGAAATTAGCAAGAGTGTACTTGTAGCAGCTCAAAAGAAATGGTTCTACTTCTAGCTATTGGGAAACTGCACAACTCGTAAATATTTTATTCAGATATTTACCGTTTTGAACTTATTCTTTTTCTTATACTATCAGTATTATCACTTGTAAATGATTAGAGCAAGTACTATGGACTTCTTAGCTCTTGCATCAAGATACTATGAGAATGGATAACATGATGAGGTGGAAAAGATAAGTGGaaaagagaagggaaaaaaaggagaagtcATCCGGACAAATTCTATACAAACTTACAGAGAAATAAGAGAAACAGACCAATGAATTAAGtgaaaacaaataaagaaagaaatattaTGGTAAATTGGAGCAAGTGTATTAGAGATAATTTGTtgtattaattaataataagtAAATGACGTGAACAAAATTAGAGATGAGTATCACCTCTGCTATACAATTTGCTAGAAGTGGCTATTGCCAGTTGACTTACAGTGTGGCGAAGAAGAAGACCACCCTCCGGGGATCGagccacggcgccgccggctgccgcccgAGCCGCCGGGACTTCCCTCCCGGCGTGCCGGCCACCGGCGTGTGGACGAGCCGGCCGAGGCCGCCCATGTCGTCGGCGGCCGCCACATGCACGAagagcggcgacagcggcggcctCTTGCCTGTCCCTGCACATGAGAGTGCCAAAAGTCACACACGGCCTCGATTAATCCTGACCCGTACGTAAACTAATTCGCCATAGGTGTCACTTGTCAGCTTGGATTACTAGCTAAATCCTGTGACAAGGTAACCGATCTGTCACTGTCAGGATCGAATTCAGTATTACAAAATCTCCAtggaattgaaaaaaaaacccaacaaaTGCCAAGCGAAAAGAGAAAACTCTGAAGATATTGATATCAAAAGTGATGAAATCTTTGATTGGATGAGATTTATAGGTGGACTGACCGGcggcgccattgccgtcgccgtcggccggcttcctttcccccttcctcgACAGCGACCTCACCACCTTCTGTTGCGTCGCGTCCGCGGCATAACCACACAAAGAGGAAAGAATCAATCAAATCTTTGGAAACGAACGGAAGAAACGGAGGCTCGTATGTATGTACAATTGTACatcgccgacgtcgccatcgccgcgcgcgcTCGCGTCTATCCAACTTACCGGTGTccgtggtggcgccgccgtggtgtccgggccgtcgccggcgagcgaggaGAGGGCGCTGACGTCGAGGGCGatgaacccgccgccgccgactgctcccgcgccggcgccggcgtccaaGTTCGATTGGCCAAGATCGCTCGCCGCAAGAACCTGCAAACACCCAACAAAAAAATTCAGCAAAAAACACACAAAGCAAAATCCTCCATCCTTTCCAGTAAACACAAGGTCAAAAAACTCGTTCACCTCTCGCAATTAATCAGGACGAAGAACCACACAAAGCAAAACGGCAAAAACCAAGATGAACTTACAGGTTGGTTGGAGGCGGCGTCGCCCATGGtcgtgtgctgctgctgcttctgatgATTCCTTTGCGTCTTCTCTTTTGTTGTATCCGGGGCTTTGGTTAGTTCGTTGGGAAGTGGTAATAGGAACAATGGAATACTACCAAAACGAGGAACCGGAGGGAAAAGCACTGCCACTTTGCTCTTTTTGAAGGGCAAAAAGATTCTATCTCACACGGGCACACTCAATCTGCCGCGAGCAAATGGAGAGCAGAGGAGAGGATGGGGAATGGGAGAGAACAGGTTATTTATACATGATGGATTTTTCACAGAAGCCCATGGTAGTTATATGGAAATTACAAAATGTTTCCATGTACTCCATCATAAGATATtcattttggaggaattttaacaca is a genomic window of Oryza glaberrima chromosome 7, OglaRS2, whole genome shotgun sequence containing:
- the LOC127779469 gene encoding probable pyruvate, phosphate dikinase regulatory protein, chloroplastic, coding for MSSSSSTSPRFGSMISAKLASPPPSLLLPPSPRLQGRRLTPPSCTPGTPAALPSPGPDKEPEREAAGSGSGSATTPRSPAQLGSSQLHRWSRARAHRSGRRLEWPTIRDRGSGGASSPPTPTRPHPSSDEAASAAAKVAVEEEDGYGVVGRDEAAKSIYMVSDGTGWTAEHSVNAALGQFEHCLVDRGCAVNTHLFNGIDDMDRLIEIVKQAAKEGALVLYTLADPSMAEATKKACELWGVPSNDILRPTIEAIASHIGVAPSGIPRSSPSRKGQLTEDYFRRIEAIDFTIKQDDGAQPQNLNRAHIVLVGVSRTGKTPLSIYLAQKGYKVANVPIVMGVNLPKSLFEIDQDKIFGLTINPVVLQAIRKARAKTLGFHGQKSNYAEMEHVRGELDHANQIFAQHPIWPVIEVTGKAIEETAAVVVRIFHDRKQKCAMPRISKRVAPIRIYDYLSEMVNTHVEYQKIFARDF
- the LOC127779470 gene encoding uncharacterized protein LOC127779470, with the protein product MGDAASNQPVLAASDLGQSNLDAGAGAGAVGGGGFIALDVSALSSLAGDGPDTTAAPPRTPKVVRSLSRKGERKPADGDGNGAAGTGKRPPLSPLFVHVAAADDMGGLGRLVHTPVAGTPGGKSRRLGRQPAAPWLDPRRVVFFFATLSSVGTLILLYFTLSMSKMGGDSSGGGGSDAR